A window of the Dunckerocampus dactyliophorus isolate RoL2022-P2 chromosome 19, RoL_Ddac_1.1, whole genome shotgun sequence genome harbors these coding sequences:
- the atf3 gene encoding cyclic AMP-dependent transcription factor ATF-3, which yields MMLQHSGPSLADISCSALVPCLSPPGSLTLDDFTNFPSTVAKDELRLAIQTKRLCDGLSADVSSDGASSCSDRGAGSKRELTGEEMDRRKRRRERNKIAAAKCRNKKKEKTECLQKESEKLESVNAELKAQIEALKQQKQQLVYMLNLHRPTCIVRAQQGQTPEDERNLFLQHIKESTLQVHHLHASPPESADAALLSLDQIQCSSSI from the exons ATGATGCTGCAGCACTCGGGACCGTCGCTGGCCGACATCAGTTGCTCCGCCCTCGTCCCCTGCCTGTCGCCGCCGGGCTCACTCACCCTGGACGACTTCACCAACTTCCCGAGCACCGTGGCGAAGGACGAGCTCCGCCTCGCCATCCAGACCAAACGTCTGTGCGACGGCCTCAGCGCCGATGTCAGCTCCGATGGCGCCAGCTCATGCTCGGACCGCGGCGCCGGCAGCAAGCGAGAG CTGACGGGTGAGGAGATGGacagaaggaagaggaggagggagaggaaCAAGATCGCCGCCGCCAAGTGTCGGaacaagaagaaggagaagacgGAATGTTTGCAGAAG GAGTCTGAGAAGCTGGAGAGCGTCAACGCCGAGCTGAAGGCTCAGATTGAAGCTCTGaagcagcagaagcagcagctaGTCTACATGCTCAACCTGCACCGGCCCACCTGCATCGTCCGGGCCCAGCAGGGGCAGACACCCGAGGACGAGAGGAACCTGTTCCTCCAGCACATCAAGGAGAGCACCTTACAGGTGCACCACCTCCACGCCTCGCCCCCCGAATCCGCAGACGCCGCCCTCCTCAGCCTGGACCAGATCCAGTGTTCTAGTTCCATCTGA
- the nsl1 gene encoding kinetochore-associated protein NSL1 homolog has protein sequence MDPVDGKDLLASEINQEYRVQLTSKKHAIEQMKRYKVILNKALDGQPGIDEETKRVLLQELLANFESAVQQNVLVNGQTWEDAPDVDAEEEGDDWESQLDDAIVETARRRGTYPRRILPHVVQALKAERKLLDLYEEPVTAPKVVTDPQTENFMKDLSAAAPGLVKQARQVIKSICTLQQQAEGLFEVVNMKPSQTCLQVDNEVFGGSGLAAEVPPPSLNGPPTTRQPVKRVAEDAAAADAYVPIKHKYDGEAQ, from the exons ATGGATCCCGTCGACGGAAAAGACTTACTCGCCAGTGAAATTAATCAAGAATACAGAGTGCAACTTACGTCTAAAAAACATGCCATAGAGCAGATGAAAAGGTACAAGGTAATTTTAAACAAAGCTCTAGATGGACAGCCGGGAATTGATGAGGAAACAAAGCGAGTTTTACTTCAGGAGCTGCTGGCG AACTTTGAATCTGCCGTCCAGCAAAACGTGTTAGTGAATGGACAGACGTGGGAGGACGCCCCGGATGTAGATg CTGAGGAGGAGGGAGACGACTGGGAAAGCCAGCTGGATGACGCAATCGTTGAGACGGCGAGGAGAAGAGGCACGTACCCCCGACGCATCCTGCCTCATGTGGTCCAGGCCCTTAAGGCTGAGCGCAAACTCCTG GACCTTTATGAAGAACCAGTCACAGCTCCGAAGGTTGTCACAGACCCTCAAACAG AGAACTTCATGAAGGATTTGTCAGCTGCAGCACCTGGACTGGTGAAGCAGGCCAGGCAGGTCATCAag TCCATCTGCACTCTGCAGCAGCAGGCTGAAGGTCTGTTTGAGGTGGTCAACATGAAGCCCAGTCAGACCTGTCTCCAGGTGGACAACGAAGTGTTCGGCGGCAGTGGCTTAGCAGCAGAAGTCCCGCCCCCTTCACTGAACGGACCCCCGACGACCAGGCAGCCGGTCAAGAGAGTGGCGGAGGACGCGGCGGCCGCAGACGCCTACGTGCCCATCAAACATAAATATGACGGAGAAGCACAGTGA
- the batf3 gene encoding basic leucine zipper transcriptional factor ATF-like 3, whose translation MSACSSQLTRQAFSEDEDRMKMREKNRRAAQKSRKRQTQRADMLHQACEKLQQRNITLRKQVVSLCEEQRLLTEALRIHEPVCPIMHCPKDDVMTSCTV comes from the exons ATGTCAGCGTGCTCCTCGCAGCTCACACGCCAG gcttTCTCTGAGGATGAAGACAGGATGAAGATGAGGGAGAAGAACAGAAGGGCAGCCCAGAAAAGTCGCAAAAGACAAACACAGAGAGCTGACATGTTGcaccag GCCTGTGAGAAGCTTCAGCAGAGGAACATAACTCTGAGGAAGCag GTGGTATCGCTGTGTGAGGAACAACGTCTGCTGACTGAAGCTCTGAGGATCCACGAGCCTGTCtgtcccatcatgcattgcccGAAAGATGACGTCATGACGTCCTGCACGGTCTGA